The Tepidanaerobacter syntrophicus genome includes the window AATTGGCATCTGAAGCGAAGATTGATTTTAAGGAAAATCGCATATATCTTAACGGTGAAGACGTTACAGATGAAATCAGAAACCTTGCCGTAACAGAAAAAGTATCAAAAATAGCGGCGATACCTGAGGTAAGAGCTGCATTAACGAAACTTCAACGCCAAATAGCAAAAAATGGTGGAGTTGTGATGGACGGCCGGGATATCGGCACTACTGTCCTGCCTGATGCAAAGTATAAGTTTTATTTAACTGCTTCAGTTAAGGAGCGGGCTTGCAGGCGTTACAACGAACTTATTTCGAAGGGATATAAAGTAACTTTCAAACAAGTAGAAAAAGATATCATAGATAGAGATTACCAGGACAAGAAAAGGGATTTTTCTCCCATGGCTATAGCGGATGATGCAATAATCATTGATACTACAGGTAAAACCATAGATGAAGTTGTAGATGAGATAATAGGCTGTATAAAAAAGGGGGAGGGCAGTGTTCTATAATGTTGTAAAATTTATCTGCAATATTGTTATCCATATTATATTTAAAATTCGTGTTATAGGTGGTGCGGATTTTCCTGAAAGAGGCCCGGTAATAATATATTCTAATCATAAAAGCATGTGGGATCCTATAATTATAGGCTGCCTTGTAAAAAGACCAGTTGTTTTTATGGCAAAAGAAGAATTATTTAGAATTCCCGTTTTGGGATTTATCATAAAAAACCTCCACGCATTTCCTGTAAAGCGTGGAATACCTGATAGAAAGGCTATTAAAAAAGCGCTGGAGGTATTAAACAATAATCAAGTTTTAGGAATTTTTCCAGAAGGTACAAGAAGCAAAGACGGGAAACTTCAGGAGCCTGAGCCGGGACTTGCTCTCCTTGCTTCAAAGGCAAAAGATGTAACTCTGGTTCCGGTTGCTATAAGGGGAAATTATAAATTTTTTTCTCATATAGACGTGATATTCGGCGAGCCTAAAAAATTTAGCGAATATCATCAAGAAGACACTAAATTAAATTCGGAAAAACTAAAGGAAATAAGTTCTGCTCTTTTTGAAGAAGTATCGAATTTGATGAATGTTAAATAATGATTTCTAATTATAATTTAATGAATAAGCAGGAATTAAGACCTTGCTTATCGAATTTAAGACCTAGAGTCTTTGTAATAAATTTTAGGAAGTGAAGGGAAATTGATTGTAAGTGTTGCAGACTATGCAGGGTTTTGCTTTGGCGTAAAAAGAGCCGTAGAAAAAGTTGAGGAGTTAATAGATAATGGCGAAAAAGCTTATATGTTAGGGCCTTTAATTCACAACTCTCAAGTAATCGAAAGATTTAAAAAAGCCGGGATAAATGTTGCGGATCTTGAAGATATTAAAGAAGGAAACGTAATAATCAGGACCCATGGTGTAGAACCAAGTTTAATAGCTCAACTAAATTCATTAAATTTGAACATAATTGATTGCACATGCCCTAATGTAAAAAGGGTTCATAAAGCTGTGCAAAATTTTTCCGATAAGGGATATTTTACAATTATAATCGGTGAACACAACCATCCTGAGGTTGAGGGAATCAGGGGTTGGTGTGGTAAAGACGTAAAAATCATAGAAAACGTTGAAGAAGCTAAAAACTTTTATACGAACAAAAAAGTAGGGATAGTTGTTCAAACTACCCAAACAGAAGAAAATGTAGAGAAAATTATGGAAATCCTTGGCAAGCGGCTAGACATAGCATCTTTTGAAAATACCAGATGTGCAGCGACTCAGCAAAGACAAAAAGCAGCGTCTGAGTTAGCTAAGAAAGTTGATATAATGCTAGTTGTGGGAGACAAACAAAGTGCAAATACTAAAAATTTAGTTAAAGTTTGCCAGAAAGCAGGAGCCAGGGTTTACCATATTCAAACAGCGGCAGATATTCGCAAAGACTGGTTTACTGCCGCAGATAAAGTTGGCATAACCGCAGGTGCTTCTACGCCTGATTGGATTATAAAGGAGGTTATCTTTAGAATGGATGAATTAAATAAAGAACTTAACAATCAAGAAAATCAAAATGAATTGGCAAAACAAGAGGAAGGTGAAGCAGTTAATTACGACAATACCTTTACTGATTTAAAGGAAGGAGATATAGTAGAGGGAACTGTTGTAAAAGTAGATAATAATGAAGTACTGGTAAATATCGGCTATAAGTCTGATGGAATTATACCTGTAAGCGAACTTTCGAATTCAGCCTTTGAGTCTGCCGAAGATGTTGTAAAAGTAGGAGATAAAATTAAAGCCCTTGTATTAAAACTTGAGGATAATGAGGGCAATATTATTCTTTCAAAGAAAAAGGCAGATGAAGTAATTGGCTGGGACGAACTAGAAGAAATATATAATAATCAAGGCGAAGTTGAAGGAACAGTAACTGAAGTAGTAAAAGGCGGTGTTTTGGTAGATGTGAAGGGTGTCAAAGGCTTTATTCCGGCTTCACATTTAGATTTAAGATATGTACCTGATTTGAACGCATTTTTAGGCCAAAAATTAAATCTAAATATTATTGAGCTAGACAGAAATAAAAATCGCCTAGTACTATCTCATAAGCATGTTCTAGAAAAAGAAAGAGATGCCCTAAGAGAAGAAACATGGGCAAATATCCAAGAAGGCCAAGTTATAAAGGGAGTAGTGAAAAGATTAACTGATTTTGGCGCCTTTGTTGATATTGGAGGCGTGGACGGACTTATTCATATTTCAGATTTATCATGGCAAAGGGTAAATCACCCTTCCGATATCGTAAAAGAGGGACAAGAA containing:
- a CDS encoding lysophospholipid acyltransferase family protein translates to MFYNVVKFICNIVIHIIFKIRVIGGADFPERGPVIIYSNHKSMWDPIIIGCLVKRPVVFMAKEELFRIPVLGFIIKNLHAFPVKRGIPDRKAIKKALEVLNNNQVLGIFPEGTRSKDGKLQEPEPGLALLASKAKDVTLVPVAIRGNYKFFSHIDVIFGEPKKFSEYHQEDTKLNSEKLKEISSALFEEVSNLMNVK
- the cmk gene encoding (d)CMP kinase, with amino-acid sequence MNFNIAIDGPAGAGKSTTARIVADKLKMTYVDTGAMYRAITLLTIRHNKTNPEDVIKLASEAKIDFKENRIYLNGEDVTDEIRNLAVTEKVSKIAAIPEVRAALTKLQRQIAKNGGVVMDGRDIGTTVLPDAKYKFYLTASVKERACRRYNELISKGYKVTFKQVEKDIIDRDYQDKKRDFSPMAIADDAIIIDTTGKTIDEVVDEIIGCIKKGEGSVL
- a CDS encoding bifunctional 4-hydroxy-3-methylbut-2-enyl diphosphate reductase/30S ribosomal protein S1 — protein: MIVSVADYAGFCFGVKRAVEKVEELIDNGEKAYMLGPLIHNSQVIERFKKAGINVADLEDIKEGNVIIRTHGVEPSLIAQLNSLNLNIIDCTCPNVKRVHKAVQNFSDKGYFTIIIGEHNHPEVEGIRGWCGKDVKIIENVEEAKNFYTNKKVGIVVQTTQTEENVEKIMEILGKRLDIASFENTRCAATQQRQKAASELAKKVDIMLVVGDKQSANTKNLVKVCQKAGARVYHIQTAADIRKDWFTAADKVGITAGASTPDWIIKEVIFRMDELNKELNNQENQNELAKQEEGEAVNYDNTFTDLKEGDIVEGTVVKVDNNEVLVNIGYKSDGIIPVSELSNSAFESAEDVVKVGDKIKALVLKLEDNEGNIILSKKKADEVIGWDELEEIYNNQGEVEGTVTEVVKGGVLVDVKGVKGFIPASHLDLRYVPDLNAFLGQKLNLNIIELDRNKNRLVLSHKHVLEKERDALREETWANIQEGQVIKGVVKRLTDFGAFVDIGGVDGLIHISDLSWQRVNHPSDIVKEGQEVEVVVLKVDKDRQRISLGLKQALSDPWEDIEKKYKVGSVIEGRIAKLVNFGAFVEVEPGVEGLVHISQISNQHVNKPEDVLKEGDIVKVKILEIDPEKKRMSLSIKEAENELNKEESKQSFEKPKDNGITGITIGEMVGDIFENKKE